From Rissa tridactyla isolate bRisTri1 unplaced genomic scaffold, bRisTri1.patW.cur.20221130 scaffold_37, whole genome shotgun sequence, one genomic window encodes:
- the LOC128903457 gene encoding scavenger receptor cysteine-rich type 1 protein M130-like yields MWDRELQCVGNESLLSSCPTGSPREQPCTHANAAGVTCTQFTGFRLVNGSTACEGRVEVHVQGTWGTLCASRWDLLDAHVLCRHLNCGFAESNPKGGHFGRGSGPVWRDSFHCDGTEAHLGECPVTALGASPCSHENDAAVICSGPAHFASLRLVGGGSPCDGRVEIFQHGTWGRVLDEQWEVQEASVVCRQLQCGEAEAAYNPPKAQRGTGPVGLRGVRCAGHEANLTLCNTSLPESALEAGIAEDVGVVCWGSRQVRLVNGPGRCAGRVEIYYQGSWGSVCDDGWDLSDAAVVCRQLGCGGALEAVGSARFGEGSAQIWLESVNCSGAEAALWDCPAGSWGQHDCGHKEDTGVVCSEFMALRLENGTNCSGRLQVFYNGTWGSVCSNSMTPETVSLACKELGCGDRGSLETQRPYGRLSGTAWLDRVECGERNSSFWQCPSAPWHPQSCDDLRDETHITCKGSQPETPPAPMAACPSTPSCTDREKIRAVGGEKGCSGRVEVWHRGSWGTVCDDSWDMRDAEVACRQLGCGPAVSALAEAAFGEGSGPIWLEQVECRGTEPSLQDCWARPGDSGACRHKEDAAVNCSDPTWGRLTGSGRVSLPVIMCIILGALVCLLLALLAGQVRSSRAGRRGSERAQEPFPEAVYEEIGSSPAWQKQARFSGSGSYSEGSLSKLQPYPGDSEEEDGPWPAPDVPVLPRGDPADGYDDAREVSDPGEDPSPGQEDWEMPRVAEEGSGPTDTPGGPNLLSQRGAGAPGAEGDGWSLSPESTGYDDAEEVSVAHPPEDTEAVTPELSAQRSLSPGPGEPVPAVQLGAARREERSVQLGEP; encoded by the exons atgtgggacagagagctgcagtgtgtggggaatgaatcccttctcagctcctgccccacggggtcccccagggagcagccctgcacccacgcGAATGCTGCCGGTGTCACCTGCACAC AGTTCACAGGGTTCAGGCTGGTGAACGGCAGCACGGCGtgtgaggggagggtggaggtccacgtgcaggggacctggggcaccctctgtgcctcccgCTGGGACCTCTTGGACGCCCACGTTCTCTGCCGTCACCTCAACTGCGGGTTTGCTGAGTCCAATCCTAAAGGAGGGCATTTTGGGAGAGGAAGCGGCCCTGTCTGGAGAGACTCCTTCCACTGTGACGGGACTGAAGCCCACCTGGGAGAGTGCCCAGTGACTGCCCTGGGGGCCTCGCCGTGCTCCCATGAGAACGACGCTGCTGTCATATGCTCAG gcccagctcacttcgcatccctgcggctggtgggtggaggaagcccgTGCGACGGGCGAGTGGAGATCTTCCAGCACGGGACGTGGGGCAGAGTCCTGGATGAGCAGTGGGAGGTGCAGGAGGCCAGCgtggtgtgccggcagctgcagtgcggagaggcagaggcagcctacAACCCCCCGAAGGCTCAGAGAGGGAcgggtcccgtggggctgcgcggggtgcGGTGTGCAGGGCACGAGGCCAACCTGACCCTCTGCAACACCTCCCTGCCTGAGAGTGCGCTGGAAGCAGGGATTGCCGAGGACGTGGGGGTCGTTTGCTGGG GGAGCCGTCAGGTGCGGCTGGTGAACGGGCCTGGGCGCTGCGCTGGGAGAGTGGAGATCTactaccagggcagctgggggagcgtCTGCGATGACGGCTGGGACCTGTCTGATGCTGCCGTCGTTTGCCGCCagctgggctgcggaggggcgctGGAGGCGGTTGGCTCCGCTCGGTTCGGGGAAGGCTCCGCTCAGATCTGGCTGGAGAGCGTGAACTGCTCCGGGGCCgaagctgctctctgggactgcccggcagggtcctgggggcagcacgaCTGCGGGCACAAAGAGGACACAGGAGTCGTCTGCTCAG agttcaTGGCCCTGAGGCTGGAGAACGGCACCAACTGCTCCGGGCGCCTGCAGGTTTTCTACAATGGGACGTGGGGGAGCGTTTGCTCCAACTCCATGACTCCTGAAACTGTGTCGCTGGcatgcaaggagctgggctgcggggacagagggtccCTGGAAACACAACGGCCCTACGGCAGGCTGTCTGGCACGGCCTGGCTGGATCGTGtggagtgtggggagagaaacagctccttctggcagtgtccctccgctccctggcaCCCGCAGTCATGCGACGACCTGCGAGATGAGACCCACATCACCTGCAAGG ggagtcagccagaaacgcccccggccccaatggctgcgtgccccagcaccccgagctgcacag acagggagaagattcgtgccgtgggaggggagaaggggtgctCTGGCCGAGTGGAGGTGTGGCACCGCGGCTCCTGGGGGACGGTGTGTGATGACTCTTGGGACATGCGGGATGCCGAGgtggcatgcaggcagctgggctgtggccctgcggtgtctgccctggccgaggctgcatttggggaggggagcggccccatctggctggagcaggtggagtgccgggggacagagccatctctgcaggactgctgggcccggcctggggacagcggtgcctgCCGCCATAAGGAGGACGCGGCCGTGAACTGCTCAG atcccaCGTGGGGCCGTCTGACCGGCAGCGGGAGAGTCTCATTGCCCGTCATCATGtgcatcatcctgggagcccttgtctgcctgctcctggccctcctgGCCGGGCAAGTGCGAAGCTCCAGGGCTGGGCGCAGAG gctctgagagagctcaggagccctTCCCTGAGGCCGTGTACGAGGAGATCggttccagcccagcatggcagaagcaggcaaggttcaGCGGCTCAG gctcctattcagaggggtccctgagcaagctgcagccctaccccggggacagcgaggaggaggatggtccaTGGCCAGCACCAG atgtccctgtcctgcctcgaggtgacccagctgatggctatgatgatgccagggaggtttctgaccctggggaggatccttcccctgggcaggaagactgggaaatgcccagggtggcagaggaaggatcTGGACCCACGGATACccctggag ggccaaacctgctctcccagagaggtgctggtgcccccggagctgagggggatggctggtccctgtccccagagagcacgGGCTATGACGATGCTGAAGAGGTGTCTGTGGCACATCCCCCTGAGGACACAGAGGCTGTGACACCGGAGCTCAGTGCACAACGGTCCCTGAGCCCCGGGCCAGGAGAGCCCgtccctgcagtgcagctgggggcagccaggagggaggagaggtctgtgcagctgggagagccgtga